In Spinacia oleracea cultivar Varoflay chromosome 5, BTI_SOV_V1, whole genome shotgun sequence, a single window of DNA contains:
- the LOC110788134 gene encoding probable beta-D-xylosidase 6 has protein sequence MSDYVILTVGLDLTQETEDKDRITLLLPGKQMDLLSLVASVSRKHIILVLTGGGPLDVSFAEADSRIARILWIGYPGETGGEALAEVIFGDYNPAAGISNIFLHRLAENIQDAYAEASSIAE, from the exons ATGTCTGATTATGTTATCTTAACTGTTGGCTTGGACTTGACCCAAGAAACAGAAGATAAAGACCGCATTACTCTTCTTCTTCCTGGCAAACAGATGGACCTTTTATCTTTGGTCGCTTCTGTTAGCAGAAAACACATAATATTAGTCCTCACTGGGGGTGGACCCCTTGATGTCTCGTTTGCTGAAGCAGATTCACGAATTGCTAGAATTCTTTGGATTGGGTATCCTGGTGAAACCGGGGGTGAAGCACTCGCTGAAGTAATCTTTGGTGATTATAATCCAG CAGCAGGAATTTCAAATATATTCCTTCACAGGCTTGCGGAGAATATACAGGATGCATATGCAGAGGCATCAAGCATTGCGGAGtag
- the LOC130460953 gene encoding uncharacterized protein: MLGKRTADKWECRTPKRTRISRWDEGDLALREAHPLCHHQDILITQIFTKLDWEGQAAVQMVCKQWRSLYHNTSPHHRGKDLLQLSILIMGVSKPSTPSLHMTSHCHRLNQVKDTQYQAKHCRILQWLED, translated from the exons ATGCTAG GAAAGAGGACTGCTGATAAGTGGGAATGTCGCACCCCCAAGAGAACAAGAATTTCCAGATGGGACGAAG GAGACCTTGCTTTAAGGGAGGCACACCCCCTTTGCCATCATCAAGACATCCTCATCACCCAGATCTTCACGAAGCTGGACTGGGAGGGGCAGGCTGCTGTGCAGATGGTATGCAAGCAGTGGCGTAG CCTATATCACAACACTTCCCCACACCACAGAGGCAAAGACCTCCTGCAGCTTTCTATTCTGATCATGGGGGTGAGCAAACCATCTACTCCTTCCCTGCACATGACTTCCCATTGTCACAGACTCAACCAAGTCAAGGACACACAATATCAAGCCAAGCATTGCAGGATCTTGCAATGGCTAGAAGATTAG